A region from the Pseudomonas cucumis genome encodes:
- the glgB gene encoding 1,4-alpha-glucan branching protein GlgB, with amino-acid sequence MNISNKEQGHVEQALLPRARDIDALVRAEHQDPFAILGPHGDGAGGQFIRAYLPDALSVQVVDKESGEELGSLETTQTPGLFVGHFERARPYLLRTRWAGGEQLAEDPYSFGPLLGEMDLYLFAEGNHRDLSSCLGAQLKTVDGVEGVRFAVWAPNARRVSVVGDFNVWDGRRHPMRLRHPTGVWELFIPRLQAGEAYKYEILGAHGILPLKADPMALATALPPDTASKVASPLKVDWQDQAWMQSRSERQRTSAPLSIYELHAGSWQCELDDLGEVARQYTWHELGERLIPYVKELGFTHIELMPIMEHPFGGSWGYQLLSQFAPSARYGTPDDFAAFVNACHQAEIGVILDWVPAHFPTDTHGLAQFDGTALYEYGNPQEGFHQDWDTLIYNLGRTEVHGYMLASALHWLKHFHIDGLRVDAVASMLYRDYSRKAGEWVPNRHGGRENLEAIDFLRHLNDVVALETPGALVIAEESTAWPGVSQSTQQGGLGFAYKWNMGWMHDSLHYIQQDPVYRAHHHNELSFGLMYAWSERFILPISHDEVVHGKHSLIDKMPGDRWQKFANLRAYLSFMWTHPGKKLLFMGCEFGQWREWNHDQQLDWYLLQYPEHQGVRKLVGDLNRLYREEPALHDQDDAPQGFQWLIGDDAVNSVYAWLRWSKDGRPVLVVANFTPVPRQSYRIGVPFAGRWVELINSDADTYAGSNYGNGGGVFTDEEPSHGQALSVELNLPPLAVLILRPEG; translated from the coding sequence ATGAATATCTCGAACAAGGAACAGGGGCACGTGGAACAGGCGCTGCTACCCAGGGCGCGGGATATCGATGCGTTGGTACGCGCCGAGCACCAAGACCCCTTTGCAATTCTCGGCCCGCATGGCGATGGCGCCGGCGGGCAATTCATTCGAGCCTATCTACCGGACGCCTTGAGCGTGCAGGTGGTGGACAAGGAGTCCGGGGAGGAACTCGGCAGCCTTGAGACCACCCAAACCCCGGGGCTGTTCGTCGGGCACTTCGAGCGGGCGCGGCCCTATCTGTTGCGAACCCGTTGGGCCGGTGGCGAGCAACTCGCCGAGGACCCTTACAGCTTTGGCCCGTTACTCGGCGAGATGGACTTGTACCTGTTTGCCGAGGGCAATCACCGCGACCTGAGCAGCTGCCTCGGCGCGCAGCTGAAGACAGTCGATGGCGTGGAGGGCGTGCGCTTCGCCGTGTGGGCACCGAACGCCAGAAGGGTTTCGGTGGTCGGCGATTTCAACGTCTGGGACGGGCGTCGGCATCCGATGCGTCTGCGCCACCCTACCGGTGTCTGGGAATTGTTCATCCCGCGCCTGCAGGCGGGGGAGGCCTACAAATACGAAATCCTTGGCGCCCACGGCATTCTGCCGCTCAAGGCCGACCCGATGGCCCTTGCCACCGCTTTGCCACCGGACACTGCATCGAAAGTCGCCTCACCGCTGAAAGTCGACTGGCAGGACCAGGCCTGGATGCAGTCCCGCAGCGAGCGTCAGCGAACCAGTGCACCGCTGTCGATCTACGAGTTGCACGCCGGTTCCTGGCAATGCGAGCTGGATGACCTGGGCGAAGTCGCCCGTCAGTACACTTGGCACGAGTTGGGCGAGCGGCTGATTCCTTACGTGAAGGAGCTGGGTTTCACCCACATCGAACTGATGCCGATCATGGAGCATCCGTTCGGTGGCTCCTGGGGTTATCAACTGCTGTCACAATTCGCTCCGAGCGCCCGTTACGGCACGCCGGATGACTTCGCCGCGTTCGTCAATGCCTGTCACCAGGCCGAGATCGGCGTGATCCTCGATTGGGTGCCGGCGCATTTTCCCACCGATACCCACGGCCTGGCACAGTTTGACGGCACCGCGTTGTATGAGTACGGCAACCCGCAGGAAGGTTTTCACCAGGACTGGGACACGCTGATCTACAACCTGGGCCGCACCGAGGTGCACGGCTATATGCTGGCGTCGGCGTTGCACTGGCTCAAGCATTTCCACATCGATGGCCTGCGCGTGGATGCGGTGGCGTCGATGCTGTATCGCGATTATTCGCGCAAGGCTGGCGAGTGGGTGCCCAACCGTCACGGCGGTCGGGAAAATCTGGAGGCCATTGATTTTCTGCGCCATCTCAATGACGTGGTGGCTCTGGAAACGCCGGGCGCGCTGGTGATTGCCGAAGAATCCACGGCGTGGCCAGGTGTGAGCCAGAGCACGCAACAGGGTGGGCTGGGTTTTGCCTATAAGTGGAACATGGGCTGGATGCACGATTCGCTGCATTACATCCAGCAGGATCCGGTGTACCGCGCCCATCATCACAACGAGCTGAGTTTCGGCCTGATGTATGCCTGGTCCGAGCGCTTCATCCTGCCGATTTCTCACGACGAAGTGGTGCATGGCAAGCATTCGCTGATCGACAAGATGCCCGGCGATCGCTGGCAGAAGTTTGCCAACCTGCGGGCTTATCTGAGTTTCATGTGGACGCATCCCGGCAAGAAATTGTTGTTCATGGGCTGCGAATTCGGCCAGTGGCGTGAGTGGAATCACGATCAGCAACTGGACTGGTATTTGCTGCAATACCCGGAACACCAAGGGGTGCGCAAACTGGTCGGTGACCTGAATCGGTTGTATCGCGAAGAACCGGCACTGCATGATCAGGACGATGCCCCGCAAGGCTTCCAGTGGTTGATCGGCGACGATGCGGTCAACAGCGTCTACGCCTGGCTGCGCTGGAGCAAGGACGGGCGGCCGGTGCTGGTGGTGGCCAACTTCACCCCGGTGCCGCGACAGTCTTATCGCATTGGTGTGCCGTTCGCCGGGCGTTGGGTCGAGTTGATCAACAGCGATGCCGACACTTATGCCGGGTCCAATTACGGTAACGGCGGCGGGGTGTTCACCGACGAAGAACCGAGCCATGGCCAGGCCCTCTCTGTGGAGTTGAACCTGCCGCCGTTGGCAGTGTTGATTTTGCGTCCTGAGGGTTAG
- a CDS encoding PIG-L deacetylase family protein, protein MKTVSISENSSPAQIWNSAPQLDNIPVINTETLVPAGARAVVIAPHPGDEVVTCGGLLQLLCSLGHPLQLISITDGSASHPGSRQWSEKRLSVIRPQESVEALRRLGLPMHSLKWIRGGFTDSGLGERESELTQFIVRYLRPGDVVFSTWREDGNVDHDAVGRACARAAALVGATLNEIPIRAWHWPTRDHALIPWHRARKVRLDTWTVARKSHATHAYASQLDGEPAIGIAPLLPPVILERMRLPYEIVFV, encoded by the coding sequence ATGAAAACGGTTTCCATCAGTGAAAACAGTTCGCCCGCGCAGATCTGGAACAGCGCCCCGCAACTGGACAACATCCCTGTCATCAACACCGAAACGCTGGTCCCGGCCGGCGCTCGCGCAGTCGTCATCGCACCGCATCCCGGCGATGAAGTGGTGACCTGCGGCGGCCTGCTGCAGTTGCTGTGCTCCCTCGGTCATCCTCTGCAATTGATCTCGATCACCGACGGTAGCGCCAGTCATCCGGGGTCGCGACAATGGTCGGAGAAACGCCTGAGCGTCATTCGCCCCCAGGAAAGCGTCGAAGCGTTGCGCCGGCTCGGGTTGCCGATGCACAGCCTGAAGTGGATTCGCGGCGGCTTCACCGACAGCGGACTGGGCGAGCGGGAATCTGAGCTGACCCAGTTCATCGTCCGCTACCTGCGACCTGGCGATGTGGTGTTCAGCACCTGGCGTGAAGACGGTAACGTCGACCACGACGCCGTTGGCCGGGCCTGCGCCAGGGCAGCGGCTTTGGTCGGCGCGACGCTTAACGAAATACCAATCCGGGCCTGGCATTGGCCGACACGCGATCATGCGCTGATCCCCTGGCATCGCGCCCGCAAAGTACGCCTGGACACCTGGACCGTCGCTCGCAAAAGCCACGCTACTCACGCCTACGCCAGCCAACTCGACGGCGAGCCGGCGATCGGCATCGCCCCACTGCTACCCCCGGTGATTCTGGAGCGCATGCGATTGCCGTATGAAATTGTGTTTGTCTGA
- a CDS encoding DUF2934 domain-containing protein: protein MSTDDKRIREFAYQIWESEGKPAGQEKRHWEMACKLAEAEAQAKALAPGKSSKTTGSKSLGAKSAVGKPDGKLNAKGVEPKTKAKAKPSASTVTPLGEKNVEKKPRAARKPPTT from the coding sequence ATGAGTACCGACGATAAACGTATCCGCGAATTTGCCTATCAAATCTGGGAATCCGAAGGAAAACCCGCAGGCCAGGAAAAACGCCATTGGGAGATGGCCTGCAAACTGGCCGAAGCTGAAGCCCAAGCCAAAGCGTTAGCGCCCGGCAAGTCATCGAAAACGACTGGCAGCAAAAGCCTCGGCGCCAAGTCCGCGGTCGGCAAGCCCGACGGCAAGCTCAATGCCAAAGGCGTCGAACCCAAAACCAAGGCCAAAGCCAAACCCTCTGCTTCGACAGTGACCCCGCTTGGCGAAAAAAACGTCGAGAAAAAGCCACGCGCTGCGCGCAAACCGCCAACGACCTGA
- a CDS encoding endonuclease/exonuclease/phosphatase family protein: MTSDAERQAVESIPPNTPAAIHRLRVLTVNTHKGFTALNRRFILPELREAVRSTSADLVFLQEVVGEHDRHSSRYNDWPQTSQYEFLADSMWSDFAYGRNAVYPDGHHGNALLSKYPIREFRNLDVSITGPERRGLLHCVLDVPGHAEVHAICVHLSLLESHRQLQLQLLCLLLESLPDDAPVIIAGDFNDWQLQGNAALARRHYLHEAFERHHGRPAKTYPARFPLLRLDRIYLRNASSHEPQILGHKPWTHLSDHLPLAVEVRL, translated from the coding sequence GTGACCAGCGATGCCGAACGACAGGCCGTCGAATCAATACCACCGAACACGCCCGCGGCGATTCATCGACTCAGAGTGCTGACGGTCAATACCCATAAAGGCTTCACCGCCCTCAACCGGCGCTTCATCCTTCCGGAATTGCGTGAAGCGGTACGCAGCACATCGGCCGACCTGGTGTTTCTACAGGAAGTGGTCGGTGAGCACGACCGGCATTCATCCCGTTACAACGATTGGCCACAGACCTCGCAGTACGAATTCCTGGCCGACAGCATGTGGAGCGATTTCGCTTATGGTCGCAACGCGGTCTACCCCGACGGCCACCACGGCAATGCTCTGCTATCGAAATACCCGATCCGCGAATTCCGCAACCTCGATGTCTCGATCACCGGCCCCGAGCGGCGCGGGTTGTTGCACTGCGTGCTGGATGTGCCGGGGCATGCCGAAGTGCATGCCATTTGCGTGCACCTGAGCCTGTTGGAAAGCCATCGCCAACTGCAGCTGCAGTTGCTCTGCCTGTTGCTCGAATCGCTGCCCGATGACGCCCCGGTGATTATTGCCGGCGACTTCAACGACTGGCAGTTGCAAGGTAATGCCGCCCTCGCCCGGCGCCATTACCTGCATGAAGCCTTCGAACGCCATCATGGCCGACCAGCGAAAACTTACCCGGCGCGTTTCCCCCTCCTGCGCCTGGACCGGATCTACCTGCGTAATGCCAGCAGTCATGAACCGCAAATACTGGGCCACAAACCCTGGACGCATCTGTCGGACCATTTGCCACTGGCGGTGGAAGTGCGCCTGTAA
- a CDS encoding autotransporter domain-containing protein: MKTSFTSQEIKITFCTVTGSLLLCSSMEVRAASAEDEPTPWYNQALPTLTLPAGSATYPGRLRVNPDLQSSRLTVEDAAPSAWDHVYGKTSRQAQTDYLAQGSSTPGSSEFKGPALLTVQSNSGHTQRVGLIGGTAQFQGNDNGLLTSRALADPGHDTLNLQGQSLGAYWSLTGPQGWHVDLSASGGRVNGYSRNDQGARQATEGSAVTLSVEGGFPIGLGNNWVIEPQAQLINQRITLDTPYAGSGNASSSDMTSWSGRVGARLKGSYDINGLPVEPYVRTNVWHTVYTGNTVSLDQVDKISSSRKSSTVDVGLGLVARVTPLVSFYISADYSSDVDDNDLNGLIGSLGVRMRW; the protein is encoded by the coding sequence ATGAAAACTTCATTCACCTCACAAGAGATCAAAATCACTTTTTGCACGGTCACAGGTTCACTCCTGCTGTGCTCATCCATGGAGGTGCGGGCTGCGTCTGCCGAGGACGAACCAACCCCCTGGTACAACCAGGCACTGCCAACCCTTACCTTGCCCGCCGGTTCCGCCACGTATCCCGGCCGTTTACGCGTCAATCCAGACTTGCAAAGCTCACGCCTGACGGTCGAAGACGCCGCGCCTTCGGCCTGGGACCACGTCTATGGAAAAACCTCACGGCAGGCCCAAACCGATTATCTGGCCCAAGGCTCTTCTACCCCCGGCTCCAGTGAATTCAAAGGCCCGGCGCTGCTGACCGTACAAAGCAACAGCGGCCATACCCAACGGGTCGGACTGATCGGCGGCACCGCCCAATTCCAGGGCAATGACAACGGCCTGCTGACCAGTCGCGCCCTGGCCGATCCCGGCCATGACACACTCAACCTTCAAGGCCAAAGTCTCGGCGCCTACTGGAGCCTGACCGGCCCGCAAGGCTGGCACGTGGACTTGTCGGCCAGCGGTGGCCGGGTCAACGGTTACAGCCGCAACGACCAGGGCGCGCGACAAGCCACCGAAGGCAGCGCGGTGACGCTGTCGGTGGAAGGTGGTTTCCCGATTGGTCTGGGTAATAACTGGGTGATCGAACCCCAGGCGCAGTTGATCAATCAACGCATTACGCTGGATACGCCCTATGCCGGCTCCGGTAACGCTTCATCCAGCGACATGACGTCCTGGAGCGGTCGGGTCGGTGCACGCTTGAAAGGCAGTTACGATATTAATGGCCTGCCAGTGGAACCCTATGTGCGGACCAACGTGTGGCACACGGTGTACACCGGCAATACCGTAAGCCTGGATCAGGTCGACAAAATCAGCAGCAGTCGCAAATCCTCGACGGTGGATGTGGGTCTGGGTTTGGTGGCCAGAGTAACGCCCTTGGTCAGTTTTTATATCAGCGCCGATTACAGCAGTGATGTGGATGACAATGATTTGAACGGGTTGATTGGCAGCCTCGGGGTGCGGATGCGGTGGTGA
- the glgX gene encoding glycogen debranching protein GlgX, whose translation MSSPKKTAPEPRTEASRIREGLPFPLGATWDGLGVNFALFSANATKVELCIFDDSGEVELERIELPEYTDEIYHGYLPDAHPGLIYGYRVYGAYDPANGHRFNPNKLLIDPYAKQLVGQLKWSEALFGYTIGHPDADLSFDERDSAPFVPKCKVIDPAHTWGHDHRVSVPWDKTIIYETHVRGFSMRHPSVPESLRGTFAGLMVDDVLEHIRKLGVSTVELLPIHAFVNDQHLLHKGMTNYWGYNSIAFFAPDPRYLASGKIAEFKEMVAHLHDANLEVILDVVYNHTAEGNEQGPTLSMRGIDNASYYRLMPDDKRYYINDSGTGNTLDLSHPCVLQMVTDSLRYWATEMHVDGFRFDLATILGRYHDGFDERHSFLVACRQDPVLRQVKMIAEAWDCGPGGYQVGNFPPGWVEWNDKFRDTVRAFWKGDDGQLADFASRMTASGEMFNQRGRRPYASVNFVTAHDGFTLNDLVSYNDKHNEANDEDNQDGSNNNLSWNHGVEGPTDDPEINELRQRQMRNFFATLLLSQGTPMLVAGDEFARTQEGNNNAYCQDSEIGWVNWDLSEDGKALLKFVKRLIKLRLAYPILRRGRFLVGNYNEDIGVKDVTWLAPDGSEMSIEQWEEGHGRCLGMLLDGRAQETGIRRKGADATLLLVVNAHHDIVNFLLPEVPDGGFWTCMIDTNQPSIRGQERFEFGHEYSVTGRSLLLFELQREEDE comes from the coding sequence ATGAGCAGTCCAAAGAAAACCGCGCCCGAACCTCGTACCGAGGCCTCGCGAATCCGTGAAGGCTTGCCCTTCCCGCTAGGCGCGACCTGGGATGGCCTGGGGGTCAATTTCGCGCTGTTTTCGGCAAACGCGACCAAGGTCGAACTGTGCATCTTCGACGATTCCGGCGAGGTGGAACTGGAGCGTATCGAGTTACCGGAATACACCGACGAGATCTACCACGGCTACTTGCCCGACGCTCATCCGGGGTTGATCTACGGCTATCGCGTCTACGGGGCATACGACCCCGCCAACGGTCATCGCTTCAATCCCAACAAACTGCTGATCGATCCCTATGCCAAACAATTGGTCGGCCAACTTAAATGGTCCGAAGCGTTGTTCGGCTACACCATCGGCCACCCTGACGCCGACCTCAGTTTCGATGAGCGGGACAGCGCGCCCTTCGTGCCCAAATGCAAAGTGATCGATCCGGCTCACACCTGGGGTCATGACCATCGGGTCAGCGTGCCGTGGGACAAGACGATCATTTATGAAACACACGTACGCGGCTTCAGCATGCGTCACCCCTCCGTCCCCGAGAGCTTGCGCGGCACCTTCGCCGGGTTGATGGTCGATGACGTGCTCGAACACATCCGCAAACTCGGCGTGTCGACCGTGGAATTGCTGCCCATTCATGCCTTCGTCAATGACCAGCATCTGCTGCACAAAGGCATGACCAATTACTGGGGTTACAACAGCATCGCGTTCTTTGCCCCGGACCCGCGCTACCTGGCCAGCGGCAAGATCGCCGAGTTCAAGGAAATGGTCGCGCACCTGCACGACGCCAATCTGGAAGTGATCCTCGACGTGGTCTACAACCACACCGCCGAGGGCAACGAACAAGGCCCGACCCTGTCGATGCGCGGCATCGACAACGCCTCTTACTACCGCTTGATGCCCGACGACAAGCGCTACTACATCAACGATTCCGGGACCGGCAACACCCTGGACCTGAGTCACCCGTGCGTGCTGCAAATGGTCACCGACTCCCTGCGTTACTGGGCCACGGAAATGCACGTGGACGGTTTCCGTTTTGACCTGGCGACCATTCTCGGGCGCTACCACGATGGCTTCGACGAGCGTCATAGCTTTCTCGTCGCCTGCCGTCAGGACCCGGTGCTGCGCCAGGTGAAGATGATTGCAGAAGCCTGGGATTGCGGCCCCGGTGGTTATCAGGTCGGTAACTTTCCGCCGGGCTGGGTCGAGTGGAATGACAAATTCCGCGACACCGTGCGCGCATTCTGGAAAGGCGACGACGGCCAACTGGCGGACTTCGCCAGTCGCATGACCGCCTCCGGCGAGATGTTCAATCAGCGTGGCCGGCGGCCGTATGCCTCGGTGAACTTCGTCACCGCCCACGACGGCTTCACCCTCAACGATCTGGTGTCGTACAACGACAAACACAACGAAGCCAACGACGAGGACAATCAGGACGGCAGCAACAACAATCTGTCCTGGAACCACGGTGTCGAAGGCCCCACCGACGACCCCGAGATCAATGAGCTGCGCCAGCGGCAAATGCGCAATTTCTTCGCCACGTTGCTGCTGTCCCAGGGCACGCCGATGCTGGTGGCCGGCGATGAGTTCGCCCGCACCCAGGAAGGCAATAACAACGCCTACTGCCAGGACAGCGAGATCGGTTGGGTCAACTGGGACCTGAGCGAAGACGGCAAGGCCCTGCTCAAGTTCGTCAAACGCCTGATCAAATTGCGCCTGGCCTATCCGATCCTGCGCCGCGGGCGTTTCCTGGTGGGTAATTACAACGAAGACATCGGCGTCAAGGACGTGACCTGGCTGGCCCCGGACGGCAGCGAAATGTCCATCGAACAATGGGAGGAAGGCCACGGTCGTTGCCTGGGCATGCTGCTCGATGGCCGCGCCCAGGAAACCGGCATTCGCCGCAAGGGCGCCGACGCGACCCTGCTGCTGGTGGTCAACGCCCACCATGACATCGTCAACTTCCTGCTGCCGGAAGTGCCTGACGGTGGTTTCTGGACCTGCATGATCGATACCAATCAACCCTCGATTCGTGGCCAGGAGCGTTTCGAGTTCGGTCACGAGTATTCAGTCACTGGCCGTTCGCTGTTGCTGTTCGAATTGCAGCGCGAAGAAGACGAGTAA
- the treS gene encoding maltose alpha-D-glucosyltransferase codes for MAKKPRSATFIKDPLWYKDAVIYQVHVKSFFDSNNDGIGDFPGLIAKLDYIADLGVNTIWLLPFYPSPRRDDGYDIAEYRGVHPDYGTMADAKRFIAESHKRGLRVITELVINHTSDQHAWFQRARKAKPGSAARDFYVWSDDDQKYDGTRIIFLDTEKSNWTWDPVAGQYFWHRFYSHQPDLNFDNPQVMKAVLSVMRYWLDMGIDGLRLDAIPYLIERDGTNNENLPETHDVLKQIRAEIDANYPDRMLLAEANQWPEDTQLYFGNTDASGQNGDECHMAFHFPLMPRMYMALAQEDRFPITDILRQTPEIPANCQWAIFLRNHDELTLEMVTDRERDYLWNYYAADRRARINLGIRRRLAPLMERDRRRVELLNSLLLSMPGTPTLYYGDEIGMGDNIYLGDRDGVRTPMQWSIDRNGGFSRADPASLVLPPIMDPQYGYLSVNVETQAGDPHSLLNWNRRMLAVRKQSKAFGRGTLKMLSPSNRRILAYTREFTGPDGKHEIILCVANVSRSAQAAELDLSAYVGMVPVEMLGGNAFPPIGQLNFLLTLAPYGFYWFGLAAENQMPSWHVEPAQSLPDFTTLVLKKRMEELLEAPSRHTLEQGILPSWLQNRRWYAGKDGIIDNVNLAYGVRFGDPQHPVLLGEIDVTSGGQTSRYQLPFGFISEEQVGAALPQQLALARVRRGRQVGLITDAFSLDSFVHAVLQGMQSGTVLSSDGGEIRFEPTDELTRLGLTAESEVRYLSAEQSNSSVVIGSSLVLKLIRKVASGVHPELEMSAYLTHAGFKNISPLLGAVIRRDAAGEDTLLMIAQGYLSNQGDAWEWTQNNLERALRDELADAVSEQEQHYNALGELKDFAGMLGQRLGEMHQVLAAPSANPDFAPQITTQKYALASAKDVAAQLEHALKLLKQHQTELNAADQALVGRLLDNKKTILSHVQELGKKAAGGLRIRVHGDLHLGQVLVIKGDAYLIDFEGEPARPLHERRGKHSPYKDVSGVLRSFDYAAAMTINVHNVDNTADAQAARQRVADRYLKEARQAFVDAYRLAAASLAHAWQDPEGEDAALALFGLEKAAYEVAYEAENRPTWLPVPLHGLYGLLSGLKPFSDLGGE; via the coding sequence ATGGCGAAGAAACCCAGGTCAGCCACCTTTATCAAAGATCCACTCTGGTACAAGGATGCAGTGATCTACCAGGTTCACGTTAAGTCTTTTTTCGACTCCAACAATGACGGGATCGGCGACTTTCCCGGCCTTATCGCCAAACTCGATTACATTGCCGATCTGGGCGTCAACACCATCTGGCTGTTGCCGTTCTACCCCTCGCCACGACGCGACGATGGCTATGACATCGCCGAATACCGTGGTGTGCATCCTGACTACGGCACCATGGCCGATGCCAAGCGCTTCATTGCCGAATCCCATAAACGCGGCCTGCGGGTGATTACCGAACTGGTCATCAACCACACCTCGGATCAGCACGCGTGGTTCCAGCGCGCGCGCAAGGCCAAGCCTGGTTCGGCAGCCCGCGACTTCTACGTCTGGTCCGATGACGACCAGAAATACGACGGTACCCGCATCATTTTTCTCGATACCGAAAAGTCCAACTGGACCTGGGACCCGGTGGCCGGTCAGTACTTCTGGCACCGTTTCTATTCGCACCAGCCGGACCTGAACTTCGACAACCCGCAGGTCATGAAAGCGGTGCTGTCGGTAATGCGTTATTGGCTCGACATGGGCATCGACGGTCTGCGGCTGGACGCGATCCCGTACCTGATCGAGCGCGACGGCACCAACAACGAAAACCTGCCCGAGACCCACGACGTCCTCAAGCAGATCCGTGCCGAGATCGACGCAAACTATCCCGACCGCATGTTGCTGGCCGAGGCCAATCAGTGGCCGGAAGACACTCAGCTGTACTTTGGCAACACCGACGCCAGCGGGCAGAACGGCGACGAATGCCACATGGCCTTTCACTTCCCGTTGATGCCGCGCATGTACATGGCGCTGGCCCAGGAGGATCGTTTCCCGATCACCGACATTTTGCGCCAGACCCCGGAAATCCCGGCCAACTGCCAGTGGGCGATTTTCCTGCGCAACCACGATGAGCTGACCCTGGAAATGGTCACCGACCGCGAGCGCGATTACCTGTGGAATTACTATGCGGCCGACCGTCGGGCGCGGATCAACCTGGGGATTCGCCGGCGTCTGGCACCGTTGATGGAACGTGATCGTCGTCGCGTCGAACTGCTTAACAGCCTGCTGCTGTCGATGCCCGGCACGCCGACCCTGTATTACGGCGATGAAATCGGCATGGGCGACAACATCTACCTGGGCGATCGCGACGGCGTGCGCACGCCGATGCAGTGGTCGATCGACCGCAACGGCGGTTTCTCCCGCGCCGACCCGGCCAGCCTGGTGTTGCCGCCGATCATGGACCCCCAATACGGCTACCTGTCGGTCAACGTCGAAACCCAGGCCGGCGATCCTCATTCATTGTTGAACTGGAACCGGCGCATGCTCGCGGTGCGCAAACAGTCCAAGGCCTTCGGTCGCGGGACGCTGAAGATGCTCTCGCCGAGCAATCGACGGATTCTGGCGTATACCCGCGAATTCACCGGCCCGGACGGCAAGCACGAAATTATTTTGTGCGTGGCCAACGTGTCCCGCAGCGCGCAAGCGGCGGAGCTGGATCTGTCGGCATACGTCGGCATGGTTCCGGTGGAGATGCTCGGCGGCAATGCGTTCCCGCCCATCGGCCAGTTGAATTTCCTGCTGACGCTGGCGCCTTACGGTTTCTATTGGTTCGGGCTGGCGGCGGAAAACCAAATGCCGAGCTGGCACGTGGAGCCGGCGCAAAGCCTGCCGGACTTCACCACCCTGGTGCTGAAGAAACGCATGGAAGAGCTGCTCGAAGCGCCGTCCCGCCACACCCTGGAACAGGGCATCCTGCCGAGCTGGTTGCAGAACCGCCGCTGGTACGCCGGTAAGGACGGCATCATCGACAACGTCAACCTCGCTTACGGCGTGCGTTTTGGCGACCCGCAGCATCCAGTGCTGTTGGGTGAAATCGACGTCACCAGCGGCGGTCAGACCAGCCGCTATCAGTTGCCATTCGGTTTTATTTCCGAGGAGCAGGTCGGCGCGGCGTTGCCGCAACAATTGGCACTGGCCCGGGTTCGGCGCGGTCGGCAGGTCGGCCTGATCACCGATGCTTTCAGCCTCGACAGCTTTGTGCATGCCGTGTTGCAGGGCATGCAGTCCGGCACAGTGTTGTCATCCGACGGTGGCGAGATCCGCTTCGAACCGACCGACGAACTGACCAGGCTTGGCCTGACGGCCGAATCGGAGGTGCGCTACCTGTCCGCCGAGCAATCCAACAGTTCGGTAGTCATCGGCAGCAGCCTGGTGCTGAAACTGATCCGCAAGGTCGCGTCAGGGGTGCATCCGGAACTGGAAATGAGTGCGTACCTGACCCATGCCGGTTTCAAAAATATTTCGCCGCTGTTGGGGGCGGTGATTCGTCGCGATGCGGCGGGCGAGGACACGCTGTTGATGATTGCCCAAGGCTATTTGAGCAATCAGGGCGATGCGTGGGAATGGACCCAGAACAACCTCGAACGGGCGCTTCGTGACGAGCTCGCCGATGCCGTGTCCGAGCAGGAACAGCACTACAACGCCCTCGGCGAGCTGAAGGATTTTGCCGGCATGCTCGGCCAGCGCCTGGGGGAAATGCATCAGGTGCTGGCGGCCCCGAGCGCCAATCCGGACTTCGCCCCACAAATCACCACGCAGAAATATGCCCTGGCCTCGGCCAAGGACGTGGCGGCGCAACTGGAACATGCCCTGAAGTTGCTCAAGCAGCATCAAACTGAACTGAACGCCGCGGATCAGGCATTGGTCGGTCGCTTGCTGGACAACAAAAAAACCATCCTCAGTCATGTTCAGGAGTTGGGTAAGAAAGCCGCTGGTGGCCTGCGTATTCGCGTCCATGGTGACTTGCACCTGGGGCAGGTGCTGGTGATCAAGGGCGATGCCTACCTGATCGATTTCGAGGGCGAACCGGCGCGGCCGCTGCATGAGCGCCGAGGCAAACACAGCCCTTATAAAGATGTCAGCGGCGTGTTGCGCTCCTTCGATTACGCCGCGGCGATGACGATCAACGTGCATAACGTCGATAACACCGCCGACGCCCAGGCGGCGCGTCAACGGGTCGCCGATCGTTATCTGAAAGAGGCGCGGCAAGCATTTGTCGACGCTTATCGGCTGGCGGCAGCTAGTCTTGCTCATGCATGGCAAGATCCTGAAGGCGAGGACGCCGCGCTGGCGTTGTTCGGTCTGGAGAAGGCAGCTTATGAAGTGGCCTATGAGGCTGAAAATCGCCCCACCTGGCTGCCCGTGCCGTTGCACGGTCTGTACGGGTTATTGAGTGGGCTCAAACCCTTTTCCGATCTTGGTGGAGAGTAG